The proteins below come from a single Desulfitobacterium metallireducens DSM 15288 genomic window:
- the rnc gene encoding ribonuclease III yields the protein MRKNPIGLQLAKRLELNPFPNRLFKIALTHPSYLFENPKSGVENNQRLEFLGDAILDFVIAEYLYLKYPERPEGELTKMRAAVVNESTLARIAQKIELGKELLLGKGEQVSGGRERPSILADAVESVIGAIYLQYGLQEARRVILDLLTPEIEEVAQGNYGDYKTTLQEKAQHDESEVSYQILAEEGPDHNKRFTAGVFLKGKLRGQGVGRTKKEAEQKAAQQVLEELGGENHGE from the coding sequence ATGCGGAAAAATCCAATCGGCTTGCAACTCGCAAAGCGTTTGGAACTTAACCCCTTTCCTAATCGACTCTTTAAGATAGCCCTTACGCATCCTTCCTACTTGTTTGAAAATCCAAAGTCTGGTGTGGAGAATAATCAACGTTTGGAATTTTTGGGAGATGCCATCTTGGATTTTGTGATTGCGGAATATCTCTATTTGAAATATCCGGAACGACCCGAAGGTGAGCTCACAAAAATGCGGGCGGCAGTGGTTAACGAATCGACTTTGGCGCGCATAGCTCAGAAGATTGAATTAGGAAAAGAACTCTTACTGGGAAAAGGAGAGCAAGTCTCAGGGGGACGGGAACGACCTTCAATTCTCGCTGATGCGGTTGAGTCGGTCATTGGCGCGATATACCTTCAATACGGACTTCAAGAAGCCCGACGTGTCATTCTTGATTTGTTAACACCGGAGATTGAGGAAGTTGCCCAAGGAAATTACGGGGATTATAAGACGACGCTTCAAGAAAAAGCGCAACATGATGAATCTGAAGTGAGTTATCAGATTTTAGCAGAAGAAGGCCCAGATCATAATAAACGGTTTACGGCCGGCGTTTTCTTGAAAGGTAAACTTAGAGGTCAAGGGGTAGGTCGAACTAAAAAAGAAGCGGAACAAAAGGCTGCTCAGCAAGTTTTAGAGGAACTTGGAGGGGAGAACCATGGCGAATAA
- the ftsY gene encoding signal recognition particle-docking protein FtsY: protein MAGFFAKLKEGLTKTRDQFVTKVEEILTGRRKIDEDLYEELEEVLIRSDVGVTTSLELVQRLRQEVKKRKLSEAQELREVLKEEIADLLGEEVPLQFAESGPSVLLVVGVNGVGKTTTIGKLAHYFQDEGKKVILAAGDTFRAAAIDQLEIWGQRAGVEVIKQREGADPAAVAFDAIHYAKTRSVDLIIMDTAGRLHNKVNLMEELKKVKRVIEREIPGAPHEVLLVLDATTGQNALQQAKIFQEAAGVTGIVLTKLDGTAKGGVVLGIQGEVKIPVKWVGVGEGMEDLRPFVPQDFANALFSQTEEEDSPEKGEEA from the coding sequence TTGGCTGGTTTCTTTGCAAAATTAAAAGAAGGACTGACAAAAACACGGGATCAGTTCGTAACGAAGGTAGAAGAAATTCTAACCGGTCGCCGGAAAATTGATGAAGATCTTTATGAAGAATTAGAAGAGGTATTAATTCGTTCAGATGTGGGGGTTACGACCTCACTTGAGTTGGTGCAGCGTTTGCGCCAAGAAGTAAAGAAAAGAAAACTTTCTGAAGCTCAGGAACTTCGGGAAGTACTGAAAGAAGAAATAGCGGATCTCTTAGGAGAAGAAGTTCCTCTTCAATTTGCCGAAAGCGGCCCGAGCGTTCTTTTGGTCGTCGGGGTAAACGGGGTAGGGAAAACGACGACCATTGGCAAACTTGCGCATTATTTTCAAGATGAGGGTAAAAAGGTTATTCTTGCTGCTGGCGATACCTTTCGAGCGGCTGCAATTGATCAACTCGAGATCTGGGGACAACGTGCAGGCGTGGAAGTCATTAAGCAGCGTGAAGGTGCCGATCCTGCGGCTGTGGCCTTTGATGCCATTCATTATGCGAAAACTCGGAGCGTTGACCTTATTATTATGGATACTGCCGGTCGCCTCCACAATAAAGTGAATTTGATGGAAGAACTCAAGAAAGTAAAACGTGTCATTGAACGGGAAATTCCGGGTGCTCCGCATGAGGTTTTACTCGTACTCGACGCGACAACTGGACAAAATGCTTTACAACAGGCCAAAATATTTCAGGAGGCTGCTGGAGTAACTGGAATCGTTCTCACAAAATTGGATGGTACGGCTAAAGGCGGCGTCGTCTTAGGAATTCAAGGGGAAGTTAAGATTCCGGTGAAATGGGTAGGTGTCGGTGAAGGGATGGAGGACTTACGTCCTTTCGTTCCACAGGATTTCGCCAATGCTTTATTTAGTCAAACGGAGGAAGAAGACTCACCTGAGAAGGGGGAAGAAGCT
- the smc gene encoding chromosome segregation protein SMC has translation MANKASEFPVFLKSVSIQGFKSFADKVKLELGHGLSVVVGPNGSGKSNIADAVRWVLGEQSAKNLRGGKMEDIIFAGSTVRRPVGMAEVSLVFDNSTGIFALDFQEVTITRRVYRDGEGQFFINRAPCRLKDIHELFMDTGAGKEGFSIIGQGRVEEILNLKSEERRNLIEEASGITKYRMRKREALKRLDETEHNLERLEDIVNEIEGQLTPLAEQARVAEQSLALTQEQQKLEIQIVVRDLRDVREKLNFSGAEAEQLRLDLAAAISELGQAESQTVEDKLRLNQFDEKIQNQQEENYKNEQSLNLIIQEQRIRQEREGYLAEQRVRVSKEAEESLAKKHETEERLTALEGKQAVLVRTVAESSRKLQDDELRWADVKSKTGVKEIEELRAEAAQILAEQTHFSQDYQKAEHTLAGLQVQVQRVMEERNIKELEQTRVQEQIEVHAQGLQVLEQQEQNTREELEQNQVKLQAMNEQSQELQGKLREFNREIERMQARHHALQGLEDSREGYQKGVRELLQAKKNKVQACLGLCGTIADLITVEKRYEVAIETALGAGLQNLVAETEKDAKVAVQYLKTHQLGRATFLPLDVIRGGRTTVTREASQDPGFVGIAVDLVQFADRFQPAMESLLGRILVVSDMEAATRVARASGYRARIVTLEGDQVHPGGSLTGGSQQRKGTNLLGRSREIQELSQELELRRIKQTELEKEGQILSHHLREGDEIRKDLTSKGLRLKQELAVGRTNAQNLREQFKRLEKEIETLRDREEVLAQEKKTWTERKQERGQALTEITERVEMSSQAITLQEQKAREASQEAEAIQERLTEAKIQLAKWEQELQQAGERLEHENEAWVELTQMLEQKQAECSSLETAQQTLSQEQMDLETRRVETSELQMKHQEALLLVRKERETLSLRLIEKEQVVQKKRQEQQSVEQKLHALELRTARWETEWETGLNRLQEEFALTWDEVQTYQTELDRAALWARIQELKRQIEKLGPINQAAIEEYPKMLSRHEFLATQKQDLVEANESLHALIGELDITMSERFAEGFKAVNEAFQTVFKELFNGGNAELRLDDPNNLLETGVEIIAQPPGKKPQLLSLLSGGERALTAIGLLFALLRVKPSPFCILDEIEASLDDANVSRFAQYIHRLADSTQFLVISHRKGTMEEADVLYGIAMEESGVSKLLSVQLEEQNTQTA, from the coding sequence ATGGCGAATAAGGCCAGTGAGTTCCCTGTTTTTTTGAAGTCAGTTTCGATCCAAGGGTTTAAGTCCTTCGCGGATAAAGTCAAGCTGGAGTTAGGACATGGTTTGAGTGTTGTGGTTGGTCCAAACGGGAGTGGTAAAAGTAATATTGCAGATGCTGTGCGCTGGGTGCTTGGTGAGCAAAGTGCCAAAAATCTGCGAGGCGGAAAAATGGAGGATATTATCTTTGCAGGGAGTACGGTAAGGCGTCCCGTTGGGATGGCTGAAGTATCCTTAGTGTTTGATAATTCCACCGGAATTTTTGCGCTTGATTTTCAGGAAGTAACGATTACCCGCCGTGTCTACCGTGATGGAGAAGGACAATTCTTCATCAACCGTGCTCCTTGTCGCTTGAAGGATATTCATGAACTTTTCATGGATACGGGTGCTGGTAAAGAGGGCTTTTCGATTATCGGACAAGGCCGAGTTGAGGAGATTTTGAACCTTAAATCGGAGGAACGTCGAAATTTAATTGAAGAAGCTTCAGGAATTACAAAGTACCGGATGCGCAAACGCGAAGCATTGAAACGCTTGGATGAGACCGAACATAACCTAGAACGTTTAGAAGATATCGTGAATGAAATTGAGGGGCAACTGACCCCTTTAGCTGAACAAGCACGGGTTGCAGAGCAGTCCTTAGCGTTAACCCAGGAACAGCAAAAACTTGAAATTCAAATCGTCGTCCGAGATTTAAGAGATGTTCGTGAAAAACTTAATTTTTCGGGTGCGGAAGCGGAGCAATTGCGGCTTGATCTAGCCGCCGCGATTAGTGAATTGGGTCAAGCGGAGAGCCAAACGGTTGAGGATAAGCTTCGCCTAAACCAATTTGATGAAAAAATTCAAAACCAGCAGGAAGAGAACTATAAGAATGAGCAATCCCTGAATTTAATAATTCAAGAACAAAGGATACGGCAGGAACGTGAGGGATATCTCGCTGAGCAACGGGTTAGGGTGAGTAAAGAAGCCGAAGAAAGTCTGGCGAAGAAGCACGAAACCGAGGAACGACTGACCGCTTTAGAGGGGAAGCAAGCTGTACTAGTGCGGACGGTTGCTGAATCAAGTCGTAAGCTACAAGACGACGAATTACGATGGGCTGATGTGAAATCTAAGACCGGAGTAAAAGAGATTGAAGAGCTGAGAGCTGAGGCTGCGCAGATTTTAGCCGAGCAAACTCATTTCAGCCAAGATTACCAGAAGGCGGAGCATACCTTAGCCGGCCTTCAAGTCCAAGTCCAGCGGGTTATGGAAGAAAGAAACATTAAAGAATTAGAGCAAACGCGCGTTCAAGAGCAGATTGAGGTCCATGCTCAGGGCTTGCAAGTGCTTGAACAACAAGAACAGAATACCCGTGAAGAGCTTGAGCAAAATCAGGTCAAGCTGCAAGCAATGAACGAGCAAAGTCAGGAATTACAAGGTAAACTGCGTGAATTTAATCGAGAGATCGAACGGATGCAAGCGCGTCACCATGCTTTACAAGGGCTCGAAGACTCGCGAGAAGGTTATCAAAAAGGCGTGCGTGAGCTTTTACAGGCTAAAAAGAATAAGGTTCAAGCTTGCCTGGGATTGTGCGGGACGATTGCTGATTTGATTACAGTTGAAAAACGGTATGAAGTAGCCATTGAAACGGCTTTAGGAGCAGGTCTCCAGAATCTTGTTGCTGAAACGGAAAAAGACGCGAAAGTTGCAGTACAGTATCTTAAGACACATCAGTTGGGTCGAGCGACGTTCCTGCCCTTAGATGTGATTCGCGGAGGACGGACAACCGTTACACGAGAGGCTAGTCAAGACCCGGGCTTCGTCGGAATTGCTGTTGATTTAGTTCAGTTCGCTGACCGCTTTCAACCGGCAATGGAATCCCTACTAGGGCGGATCTTGGTCGTCAGTGATATGGAAGCGGCCACCCGTGTGGCTCGGGCCTCGGGCTATAGAGCACGTATTGTGACCCTAGAAGGGGATCAAGTGCACCCCGGGGGGTCATTGACAGGGGGAAGCCAACAACGTAAAGGGACTAACTTGCTGGGGCGCTCACGGGAAATACAGGAGTTGAGCCAGGAACTTGAACTTCGGAGAATTAAACAGACGGAACTCGAAAAAGAAGGACAAATTTTGAGTCACCACCTGCGAGAAGGCGATGAAATCCGTAAAGATCTCACATCTAAGGGCTTGAGACTGAAACAAGAACTTGCTGTGGGTCGAACCAATGCTCAAAATTTACGTGAACAGTTTAAACGTTTGGAAAAGGAAATAGAAACGCTCAGGGACCGTGAAGAAGTGCTCGCCCAAGAGAAGAAAACGTGGACAGAGCGCAAACAAGAACGGGGACAAGCTTTAACTGAAATTACAGAACGGGTGGAAATGTCCAGTCAAGCCATTACGCTTCAAGAACAAAAAGCGAGAGAGGCCAGTCAGGAAGCTGAGGCTATTCAAGAACGTTTGACTGAAGCGAAGATTCAGCTTGCGAAGTGGGAACAAGAACTTCAGCAGGCTGGAGAACGATTAGAACATGAGAATGAAGCGTGGGTTGAATTGACTCAAATGCTGGAGCAGAAGCAGGCAGAATGCTCAAGTCTGGAAACGGCCCAACAAACGCTAAGCCAAGAACAGATGGATTTAGAAACACGTCGTGTGGAAACCTCAGAACTTCAAATGAAGCATCAAGAAGCCCTACTTCTGGTGCGCAAGGAGAGAGAAACCTTATCCCTTCGTCTGATCGAGAAGGAGCAGGTCGTCCAGAAAAAACGGCAAGAGCAACAAAGTGTCGAACAAAAGCTTCACGCCTTAGAACTTCGAACAGCGCGTTGGGAAACTGAGTGGGAGACAGGGCTCAATCGCTTACAAGAAGAATTTGCCCTAACCTGGGATGAGGTCCAAACCTATCAGACCGAGCTGGATCGAGCCGCTTTGTGGGCCCGTATTCAGGAACTCAAGCGCCAAATAGAAAAGCTCGGACCGATTAATCAGGCTGCGATTGAAGAATACCCGAAAATGTTAAGCCGACATGAGTTCTTGGCGACACAAAAGCAGGATTTGGTGGAAGCCAACGAGTCCTTACACGCGTTGATTGGTGAGCTGGATATAACAATGTCAGAGCGCTTTGCAGAAGGGTTTAAAGCCGTTAACGAAGCCTTCCAGACCGTCTTCAAGGAACTGTTTAACGGGGGAAATGCGGAACTGAGATTGGATGACCCAAACAATCTCTTAGAGACCGGGGTAGAGATCATTGCACAGCCTCCTGGGAAGAAACCTCAACTTCTTTCCCTCTTATCTGGAGGAGAGCGAGCGCTAACTGCAATTGGCCTTCTTTTTGCCCTCCTGAGGGTGAAGCCGAGCCCATTTTGTATCCTTGATGAGATAGAAGCTTCCTTAGATGATGCGAACGTCAGCCGGTTTGCTCAGTATATCCATCGCCTTGCAGATTCGACACAGTTTCTTGTTATTTCACACCGTAAAGGAACGATGGAAGAAGCGGATGTGCTCTATGGAATCGCGATGGAGGAGTCTGGGGTATCTAAGCTCTTATCCGTGCAGTTGGAAGAACAGAATACACAAACCGCATAA
- the fabK gene encoding enoyl-[acyl-carrier-protein] reductase FabK — protein sequence MIKSRICDLLNIEYPIFQGGMAWVATGELAAAVSEAGGLGIIGSGNAPADWVRAEIKKVKARTSKPYGINVMLMSPFVEEVMQVVLEERVPVITTGAGNPGKYVQALKEVGTKIIPVVASVALAKRLERAGVDALIAEGMESGGHVGETTTLPLVPQVVDAVQIPVIAAGGIVDGRGLLAALALGAEGVQMGTRFMCAEECTIPFKVKEAILKAKDRSTVVTGQSTGHPVRCLVNHFTRELTELEKVGTPVAELEKLGAGRLRIAMVEGDIQNGSVMSGQVAGAVTRIEPAAAIVRDVIDGAEQEIQKLKERFTF from the coding sequence ATGATCAAAAGCCGAATTTGTGATTTATTAAATATTGAATACCCCATTTTTCAAGGGGGAATGGCTTGGGTAGCAACAGGTGAACTGGCAGCCGCTGTATCAGAGGCGGGGGGACTTGGAATAATTGGTTCGGGTAATGCACCAGCGGATTGGGTAAGAGCAGAAATCAAGAAGGTGAAAGCCAGAACCTCGAAACCTTATGGAATCAATGTGATGCTCATGTCTCCTTTTGTTGAAGAGGTGATGCAAGTCGTTTTAGAAGAAAGGGTACCTGTCATCACCACAGGCGCAGGGAATCCTGGAAAATATGTTCAAGCCTTAAAAGAAGTAGGGACCAAGATTATTCCCGTGGTGGCTTCAGTAGCTTTAGCAAAACGCTTGGAGAGAGCTGGAGTGGATGCCCTCATCGCTGAGGGGATGGAATCAGGGGGACATGTTGGCGAAACGACGACATTACCTTTAGTCCCGCAGGTCGTTGATGCGGTCCAGATTCCAGTCATCGCGGCGGGTGGAATTGTTGATGGTCGAGGCTTGTTGGCAGCTCTTGCCCTTGGAGCAGAAGGGGTTCAAATGGGAACCCGTTTTATGTGTGCTGAGGAATGTACAATTCCGTTTAAGGTCAAAGAAGCTATTCTTAAAGCGAAAGATCGGAGCACCGTTGTTACTGGACAATCGACAGGGCATCCTGTCCGTTGTTTGGTTAACCACTTTACGCGTGAATTGACCGAATTGGAGAAGGTCGGAACCCCTGTAGCTGAACTTGAAAAATTGGGGGCAGGAAGATTACGGATCGCTATGGTCGAGGGAGACATTCAAAATGGCTCAGTGATGTCAGGTCAAGTTGCTGGGGCGGTTACCCGGATCGAGCCTGCGGCAGCAATTGTTCGAGACGTCATTGATGGAGCAGAACAGGAAATTCAAAAATTGAAGGAACGTTTTACGTTTTAA
- the acpP gene encoding acyl carrier protein, with the protein MAIYDKVKSIVVDQLGVDEEEISLETSFTELNADSLDIVELIMALEEEFDLDIPDEDAEKIRTVGDAVNYIKENQ; encoded by the coding sequence ATGGCAATTTATGATAAAGTAAAATCTATCGTCGTGGATCAACTTGGGGTAGATGAGGAAGAAATTTCCTTAGAAACTTCCTTCACAGAGTTAAATGCAGATTCTTTGGATATTGTTGAACTTATTATGGCTCTTGAAGAAGAATTCGATCTGGATATTCCGGACGAGGATGCGGAAAAGATTCGTACTGTTGGAGATGCAGTAAACTACATCAAAGAAAACCAATAG
- the fabF gene encoding beta-ketoacyl-ACP synthase II, with protein sequence MQHRTVITGMGVISPVGNTIEDFWKSLSQGESGLDFVTRFDVSNMPTKVAGEVKDFEPTDWLDKKESRHMDRFAQFAVAAAKMAIRDSGLDLDEIDKERAGTILGCGIGGVTTFEEQKEVLMAKGPGRVSPFFVPMLISNMAAGHVSIEFGLQGPSSTVVTACASATNAIGEAMRLIERGEVDIVVAGGTEAPLTPLAFAGFCSMKAMSTEKEDPKASSRPFDARRTGFVMGEGAGILILESLEHAKARNAKIYAELIGYGSTSDAYHITTPVPGGAGAARAMGKALESAGVMPEEIDYINAHGTGTGANDSTETAAIKIVFGDCADKVAISSTKSMTGHLMGAAGAIEAIACVLTIQNGVIPPTINYGEVDPHCDLDYVPNQAREKNVDIAMSNTFGFGGHNATIVIKKYMEE encoded by the coding sequence TTGCAACATCGTACAGTGATTACAGGTATGGGAGTTATTTCTCCCGTTGGAAATACGATCGAAGATTTTTGGAAAAGTTTAAGTCAGGGTGAGTCTGGCCTTGATTTTGTGACCCGTTTTGATGTCAGCAATATGCCAACAAAAGTAGCAGGTGAAGTTAAAGATTTTGAACCTACGGATTGGCTTGATAAAAAAGAGAGCCGTCACATGGATCGTTTCGCCCAATTTGCGGTTGCTGCGGCGAAAATGGCCATTCGTGATTCAGGACTTGATTTAGATGAAATCGATAAGGAACGAGCAGGTACAATACTCGGCTGTGGAATTGGCGGAGTGACAACTTTTGAGGAACAGAAGGAAGTTCTAATGGCCAAGGGCCCAGGCCGGGTCAGTCCCTTTTTCGTTCCGATGCTGATCAGTAACATGGCAGCAGGACATGTGTCGATCGAGTTTGGATTACAGGGACCGAGTTCCACTGTTGTTACCGCGTGCGCTTCTGCAACCAATGCGATCGGCGAAGCGATGCGTCTGATTGAAAGAGGCGAAGTGGATATCGTTGTCGCAGGAGGAACTGAAGCTCCGCTAACTCCCTTAGCCTTTGCAGGCTTCTGTTCGATGAAAGCCATGTCGACGGAAAAGGAAGATCCTAAAGCATCATCTCGTCCCTTTGATGCGCGTCGGACCGGCTTCGTTATGGGTGAAGGTGCAGGTATCTTAATTCTTGAATCTCTGGAACATGCCAAAGCACGCAATGCGAAGATCTATGCTGAATTGATAGGGTATGGGAGTACTTCGGACGCCTATCATATTACAACTCCCGTTCCAGGGGGTGCTGGTGCGGCTCGTGCGATGGGCAAAGCTTTAGAGAGTGCTGGAGTTATGCCTGAAGAGATAGATTATATCAATGCCCATGGAACGGGTACTGGTGCAAATGATTCGACCGAAACGGCAGCGATTAAAATCGTCTTTGGGGATTGTGCCGATAAAGTGGCGATTAGTTCGACAAAATCAATGACAGGCCACTTGATGGGCGCGGCGGGAGCAATCGAAGCAATCGCTTGTGTGTTAACGATTCAAAATGGGGTTATTCCACCTACGATAAACTATGGGGAAGTTGATCCTCATTGCGATTTGGACTATGTACCCAATCAAGCCCGCGAAAAAAATGTGGATATTGCGATGTCGAATACCTTTGGATTTGGAGGTCACAATGCTACAATTGTAATCAAGAAGTATATGGAGGAATAA
- a CDS encoding NAD(P)H-dependent flavin oxidoreductase, with translation MKIPELHIANLVAKVPVIQGGMAVRISMAPLAAAVAEEGGIGLIAGSGLTVEELRQEIREARKRTQGIIGVNIMFAVREFAQLVKAAFDERIDVLVSGAGFSRDMFGWGKEAGIPVVPIVSTAKLARISEKLGAAAVIVEGTEAGGHLGTDRSMREILPEVREAVKIPVIGAGGVMNGQDVVEILRLGADGVQMGTRFALSEESSAAPEWKAHLLNAREEDMRIIHSPVGLPGRAIRNPFTDELENDGDVRPKKCDRCLKDCGANFCIMDRLNKAQQGNVQEGLVFSGAKYTKAQKVLSVSQIFEDIKTEILRAE, from the coding sequence GTGAAAATACCTGAACTCCATATTGCAAACTTAGTCGCCAAGGTTCCCGTTATTCAGGGAGGCATGGCGGTACGAATTTCTATGGCTCCTTTAGCGGCTGCTGTCGCAGAAGAAGGGGGAATTGGTTTAATTGCCGGGAGTGGTCTTACAGTCGAAGAATTGCGTCAGGAAATCCGAGAAGCTCGGAAAAGAACGCAGGGCATCATCGGGGTAAACATTATGTTTGCGGTCCGAGAATTTGCTCAACTTGTGAAAGCCGCATTTGATGAAAGAATTGACGTCTTAGTATCGGGTGCTGGATTTTCACGGGATATGTTTGGATGGGGTAAAGAAGCTGGAATTCCAGTTGTACCGATCGTTTCGACCGCTAAGCTTGCCCGAATTTCCGAAAAGCTTGGGGCAGCCGCAGTTATTGTTGAGGGGACTGAAGCGGGTGGACACTTAGGTACGGATCGATCCATGCGTGAAATTCTTCCTGAAGTCAGAGAAGCCGTGAAAATCCCTGTTATAGGGGCTGGTGGCGTGATGAATGGGCAGGATGTGGTCGAGATATTGCGGCTTGGAGCTGACGGAGTCCAAATGGGAACACGTTTTGCCCTAAGTGAAGAAAGTAGTGCAGCGCCAGAATGGAAAGCCCATTTACTCAACGCTCGTGAAGAAGATATGAGGATTATTCACAGCCCAGTGGGTTTACCTGGACGGGCTATTCGTAATCCCTTTACGGATGAGCTTGAGAATGATGGAGATGTTCGTCCTAAAAAATGTGACCGTTGCTTAAAAGATTGTGGAGCAAATTTTTGTATTATGGATCGCTTGAATAAGGCTCAGCAAGGAAATGTTCAAGAAGGCTTAGTTTTTTCGGGGGCCAAATATACCAAAGCCCAAAAAGTTTTATCAGTGTCCCAAATTTTTGAAGATATTAAGACTGAAATACTGCGTGCTGAGTGA
- the fabG gene encoding 3-oxoacyl-[acyl-carrier-protein] reductase produces the protein MFLKNSVAIVTGAGRGIGRAIALELARAGAQVVVNYAGHADQAEKTVTMIEDLGGQAIAVQADVSQASDVDRLVKKTVDTYGKIDILVNNAGITRDNVLLRMKEADWDAVLNTNLKGVFLSSKAVSKSMMKQRSGVIVNISSVVGVSGNAGQANYAAAKAGIIGFSKSMAKELASRGVRVNAVAPGYISTDMTESLPEEVKEQIQHGIPLGRIGSPEEVAQTVLFLASPAASYITGQVLAVDGGMLM, from the coding sequence ATGTTTCTGAAAAACAGCGTGGCCATTGTAACAGGAGCTGGGCGCGGAATTGGTCGAGCCATAGCCCTCGAATTGGCTCGAGCTGGAGCTCAAGTCGTTGTGAATTACGCAGGTCATGCCGATCAGGCCGAGAAAACCGTAACAATGATTGAGGACTTGGGCGGACAGGCAATTGCCGTGCAAGCGGACGTCAGCCAAGCCTCGGATGTCGATCGCCTGGTCAAGAAAACTGTAGATACCTATGGAAAAATAGATATTCTCGTGAATAATGCGGGTATCACTCGGGATAATGTATTATTAAGGATGAAAGAGGCCGATTGGGATGCGGTTCTTAATACAAACCTTAAAGGCGTGTTCCTGAGCAGTAAAGCTGTAAGCAAAAGCATGATGAAGCAACGTTCAGGGGTGATTGTCAATATTTCATCTGTAGTAGGGGTTTCAGGTAATGCTGGGCAAGCCAACTATGCCGCAGCGAAAGCAGGAATTATCGGTTTTAGTAAGTCGATGGCTAAGGAGCTTGCTTCGCGCGGAGTGCGCGTTAATGCGGTTGCTCCTGGGTATATTTCTACAGACATGACGGAAAGCTTACCTGAAGAAGTTAAAGAACAGATTCAACACGGAATTCCTTTGGGACGGATTGGATCTCCAGAAGAAGTTGCTCAGACCGTTTTATTCCTCGCATCTCCAGCTGCGTCCTACATTACAGGACAGGTGCTTGCTGTAGATGGTGGAATGTTGATGTAA
- the fabD gene encoding ACP S-malonyltransferase translates to MGKLAFLFPGQGSQAVGMGQELFNLPEGRDILETCHRVLGEEWARVMSEGPEEVLRQTENTQPALLLVSAAAWKAVQSAGIEPDFVAGHSLGEYSAHLAASSLTLEEALKVVRQRGELMQAAMPAGKGSMAAILGLDKTKVKEACREACEGEEWVGPANYNCPGQVVISGEATAVLRAIEKAKALGAKRGILLAVSGAFHSPYMKNVGENLRTVLDQVDWKTPAHPVIANINAQVIQESDQIIESLVNQVSAPVLWEQSIRYLQEQGVDTFLELGSGRVLAGLVKKIVPEATLLNVNNLASLEKSLAYLKESR, encoded by the coding sequence ATGGGAAAATTGGCATTCCTATTTCCTGGTCAAGGTTCACAGGCTGTAGGCATGGGGCAAGAACTTTTCAATCTTCCTGAAGGACGTGATATTCTTGAGACGTGCCATCGCGTTTTAGGCGAAGAATGGGCACGCGTGATGTCTGAAGGTCCGGAAGAGGTTTTGCGGCAGACGGAAAATACACAACCCGCTTTACTCTTAGTTAGTGCTGCAGCTTGGAAAGCAGTTCAAAGTGCAGGAATTGAGCCTGATTTTGTGGCAGGGCATAGTTTGGGAGAATATTCAGCACATCTGGCAGCGAGCAGTTTAACGCTCGAAGAGGCCCTTAAGGTGGTTCGTCAGCGTGGAGAACTGATGCAGGCCGCGATGCCTGCAGGAAAAGGCAGTATGGCGGCAATCCTAGGACTCGATAAAACTAAAGTTAAAGAAGCATGCCGTGAAGCCTGTGAAGGCGAGGAATGGGTGGGGCCGGCTAACTATAACTGCCCTGGTCAAGTTGTCATTTCTGGAGAGGCTACGGCTGTTCTACGGGCTATCGAGAAAGCAAAGGCTTTGGGAGCCAAGCGTGGAATTCTTCTCGCCGTGAGTGGTGCTTTTCATTCTCCCTATATGAAAAATGTAGGGGAGAATTTAAGGACGGTCTTAGACCAGGTTGACTGGAAAACTCCCGCTCATCCCGTGATTGCTAATATTAATGCTCAAGTGATCCAAGAATCGGATCAGATTATCGAAAGCTTAGTCAATCAAGTGAGTGCCCCAGTTCTCTGGGAGCAATCCATTCGGTATCTTCAGGAACAAGGTGTGGATACCTTCCTTGAATTAGGATCGGGTAGAGTTCTGGCGGGCCTCGTTAAAAAAATAGTACCTGAGGCCACCCTCCTCAATGTCAATAATTTAGCAAGTTTAGAAAAGTCACTTGCATATTTAAAGGAGAGTAGATAA